The genome window ATCATTTCCTTGGGTAGATCAATCAGCATGAGGGATCCACCATAATTGGATGTTTGATGGCGATAAGGATATGTAGCATTGTAGAATAACATCGTAAGAATGAAACTTGTTTCTGGTGTTCTACGTTCTACCGTGATCACACAGAACCACTTGAGCAGCGAACAAAGGAGAAGTGGCAAACGCAATCAGACCCTGCCTTTGAGACCTATTGATCTGTCAACATGTTGTAGACTTCACGCCTCTCCTTTGTTCTGAAGAAAAAATGTTCTTCTCTCACTGGTCTAATGGATTAGGAATTCTCAATGCATTCGGTTTCATTGAACTCCGGTCTGACCTTACGTGCTCAATTGCGTTGTCTTTTCGATATGGCGCCCGACACTTCTGAATGCGCTGTAGAGCTTTGACCAGGCTATCATTGCTCGTTAAGCGAGGGGCGGCATTCATTGCACTACGGAGGCGCAAAATATTTACCTGTCAAGTGATGTTGAATAAACTCTGCAAATACTAACTGCCATGGCCACAACATTCGAAATCTACATCTGCCTTGGTGAATAGAGAGGAACACCCCTGGTCCTAATCCGAGTTCCACTTCCAGATGTTGTTTGCCGAGCGTAACCCGAGATCTAAAATGGAGCCAATTCCACGGTgaaccacaaccacaaccacaaccactGCCAGAACGCGTGACAACCCGTTCCCGTAACTTTCCGTCTCTTCGTTCCCTGTGGTTGGCAAAGAGTGGTTGTGCCTGAAAATGTGGACGGAACCAGGGGACAGCTGGCAATTTTATTTTGGCCTGGTTGCACCGCGTCAAATTATAATAGAGGGGATGATTCTGCTCTCTGTACTCCTTATGGCAACTAACCTTAGATGGTGATATGGATCTGGAAACAGATGCTGTGTAGGCACTTGGCGCTCCGTTTAACGACATCAGAACCCTACTGCAGCAGCCACGGAGCAGGCTGATGATTCTCACCGTCTTCTACGTGGGGCATTCATGCAGCACACTTTCAGGGTCGCATCATGcattccttcttctcttctcttgtGGGGAGGTAGGGCCCCTCCCCCTGGGCTCGATCAGTATCAGTATGAGTATCCATCAGAATCACCTGCCTATCAATCCGAATGCTTCTCAGGATACCAGAGATGGCTGTGGATATCCACCTCCGGTTTCTGAAGCAATCGCTCCATGGAGCTGTAGTTTAGACTTCAAGATTGAGTTTTACAGGGTGGTGGAAACACAAATAGGGAGCCCCCCTTGCTAGTCAATAATAGTCAAAAGTGACTGACCGCAAAATGGCACGAAAACGAAGTTGCTAAGGAAGGAGGTAATGATCACTTGAGTTGAATGGTAATTGGCAGTTTTTTGCTGTCCAGTCAGATCACCATTCAGTAAGCACACTTGGGAGGAGGTTGTCAACCGTTCGATCCGTGGCTCCATCAATGCCTGGGTACGTAGTTGACCCCCCGGACCCCTCCATTCCTGGTCTGATCTTCTTAAACAATGTTTGATTTTGGCTGATGGTCATACTTGATGATCAAGAATAAAAATGTTTAAAGGCAATGATGAGCAAGTCATGGATATTCACAGAGTATAATCGGGAATTGGCCAAGTGTTTCTAGCACCCACTAATGGATTCCGCGCCGTCCGAAACTTGGGTATCAACAGAATCCGTTTCCCTTGGGTCCTTCGGTATCTTCCTCCACTCTAGTAGTTAGTCAATTCTAAATTCCTTTTATCGACTTCATCCCAAACTGTTGGTTGGGAGTAAGATTTGCTCTGCAAGCTCAATGCCATAAAAGCCAGGTATCGAGGATACcaaagatgaagagctgTCATCAAACGGTGCGGGAACATGTCTCCGTTCTCTTTACTCCAATTCTACCCCAATTATCTTTCCTACCTGACCTACTGTCCATGTGGCATATTTCAGACAGCTGAGCTACACCGTAGATAGTGGCAGACCCTGACCTACAAAATAGGAAATTGAAAGAAACTCAGATTCTAGAAAACGTCCTGTCAACGCTAATCGTTATCTATTTGCAGGCTATTCAGGAGACGCAGAGTGAGTAGATCCATATGGACAACGGGTACGGAGGTTCTCCAAGCTTCTGGTGGAAATGAATTAGGATTATTGTTATTTATTACCTCGTCCTTCAGCCCGCCCATGATCCCGCAACATCACCAGATACCTTTGCTCCATAGTTTCGGTTATTCTTTCAATATTGGGTAGTTTCGTGAGGCCCCACTCCATAGAAGTAGGTATTTGCATTTTCACCCTATTTGTTTACCTTATTATCATGATTATTCTATGTTTTATTTCATTTCATTTTATTTATTTCTTACCCCCCCGGGGTAGCATCAAACACCTCAGGGGACCAGAAACCGAGACAGCTCCCAGACCGGGAGGCGTACAGTAATGAGGAACCCCAACAAGGACCAAAATCGATCTGTCAATTTTGGTGGCTTGTGTTAATACATGCGAACCGGGATCCTGGCTCAGATTACAAGTGAGAAGACCTAGTCAGTCAGAAGGACGCGCGCGTcaaaaacaaaagaaagaaaaacaaaacCCGAAAAAAAAGGATCAAAGAAATGAGAGACACGAAGAGACAAGTGTGGCTTTCTACTTCTCTGTAATTTTTTTTAGAGTCGGATGTTCATTACGTTGATGATTATCTATTTACCTCAGTACCTAAGGTAACTAACTACTACTTTACTGACATTCCCACCACTCAAAAGAACCAAGGCTACTACTATCAAAGAGGGGCATTTTCTGGCATCCTTCTATGCCATCTCATCAGACTGGCCAGTACCAAGAGCAACCAACAGCCTCTCGACGGCCAAACCACTTTCTCTGATCGCTTTCCTCcgatcttctccatcgcAAATCTGCGATATTCACCTtacactacggagtaaacaGGCCGTTATTGAGATTCCATGGTGACAGTGTGAAACTATTGAACTGTCAACAACGCAGCCTACATTTCTAACCCCTCCTTCTATCTTGATCACGGGGATTATCGatccttcatcctcattTTCCACCTTAATAATCATATTCCCGCGCCTCGAGTCTCTAACTCCTGCTCCATCCAAACCGCCCTGCCCTTTTGGGGCCATCTCCGCGTTTTCTTGGGGATTAATACCGTTACCATTACCATTTGCTAAAAATCTGAGGTGATGGTTATTGTTATGATTATTATTCGgtatcattattattactttACTAcagtattattattttttcTGGAGCTCACCCATCCCGACACCTCAAGCTCTGCCACCATTTGCTCGATCGACTCTTGACACCCAGGGCGACCCGACAGCTTGGCTTACCTACCTAGCTAAACAGCTATCCATCTCCCGAAGGATCGGAGGGTGAAAAAGGCAACCTCTGGCGTCTCCATTTTTCTTTGAATTATCCTTTCTGGATTGATACCTAGTCTATTCTTGCGTAAGTGTCCCATGATTCCATTATCATTTGTTTTTCGTCTGCCTATCCTTTTTTGCCTGTTTGCTTCTCTTcaacttcctcttcatccacaCTGCATGTCATTCAACGAGGTGGGTTGTTTCTGTTGTTATCACCATCGTACTACCTCACCATCTGAATTCCGGTCCTTACTGGCTTTTGGAGTGTGCCAGATGGATCTGTGAAGTTACCGATGTgtaccttttcttcttttctcccccgtcttttccctcttcaaGCGGAGTCAATATGATTTCTTATATTAAATGATGCCACCACATGTACCCTCAATCTTCCACCCTGGTCAGCTCTATCTGAAGCTACTAAAAAAGTACCTTCGTCCCCTGCCAGCAGCTTACTAGGGTCAAGTGCCCACTGTAATTAGTGTGGCCGCAGATCTCTTGCTCTTCCATCTTCCCCCCCCGTTGCACTATAACAGGCTTGGTACCTTTTGAACGGTCCGGCTACTGTGTACCCGCTTCGCTTTTGCTCTCCATCCTGCTATCCTTACCCATCTCCTTGGGTATCCCGTTGCATTAGCCTTCCTTCGTCCTCTGGCCGCTTAATTGTCATTGCTTCAATtattttctttgtctgtTTCTTGCATCATTTCTTAATTTACTCTCCTAGCTAACAGATTGTTGGCTCTTCCTGGATAGCTATCGGAAAGCTATTCCACCGTGCCTTTGCGCGTTCGTAACTGCCGTCGCTCGTCAATCAAGACTTCCCCCAAACTGCGCCTCTAACCGTTCGACTGCATCGTTCGGAGCTTCTGGTCGCAAACGTTTCAAAGGAAGATATCGATTCGAAAAGAGGAACGGAGAGAAAAATTAGAAGAGTGAAACGCGCAACCCAGACTATCGAGAGCTAAAAGAAGTGACCGGCTGAATTACCTCTTTCGGGAAGCTCGTGAGCTTTGTCCAACTCTCACTGTCCCTCCACCCCACTCGCTCAATTGACATTGACACATTGTGCTTTCTGCGGGACTGCAACATGTCCTCATGACTGTATGACTGTCGCACTGAACAGACCGTTCGTAGCGGATTTACGGCAACCTGGAGTCACCGGCCGGAGGTGCGGACCTACCATTGTCGAAATGATTGGAGCGGACGATAAGCCACAGGCGCTCCCTCCTTACTCCGGCCCTCCCCCCCCTCAAATGCATCATCGCATTCCTCCTGAGGCGGCCCATGGCCTGGTAAATGCGCCGGGAGCATACGATCAGCCATGGCGCCCCTACCCACCGTCCTTCGAGCATCATCACGCCGAGCAGCGACGGGCCTCCAACCCCCCTCAACCTTCCCTGCCCCCTCACGGGTATCCTGTCATACCGAATCGAGAGTTGCCTCAGCTACCTCCCGAAGGACCGTATGGTCGGCCAAATAGTTTGCCTGCTCCTAGTCTCACCCCGACAGAGTCGCATGCGCCGACTTTTCGTCCTATGAATGGAGCTTCGCACGATTCCATCCCCCATTCAGCACCCACGCATCCAGGGCCTCCTCCACATTCGGCACCCTCCGAGTTTCGTCCGCGGATGACATATCCCCCTCAAGAACAGAGCAGTAATGGCGAAACCCCCCCCGCCCCTCCTCCAGCCCCGCATACGATGCCTCCAGCTCAGTTTCCGACGCCGATCCCGCATATTTCGCATACTCCTGCTCCCTATGAGCCGAACTATTACCAGAATCAAGCCTTTGGTATGCGTCAGCGCAAGGCTGCTCGGGCTCAACAGGTAATCACTgtctttttttcccattgGCGCAGAGGAAATAAACTAACTTTTATATTCTTTCCATTGTCTAAAAGGCCTGCGATCAGTGTAGAGCAAGAAAAGCCAAGTGTGATGAAGGGCGGCCTGCCTGCAGCCATTGCAAGGAGAACAATTTGATATGTGTCTACAAAGAAGTTCCCCCCCACAAGTGCGTGACCTGCTTGACTTCTGTCTTCGGTTGGTTGGTTGTTGGATACTGACCATCAAGCTAGACAGGAAAAGGCCACCCAGCAGATCTTGGACAAGATACAATATCTAGAAGATAAGCTCGACGAGCGTCTAACGCATTTTCAAACGGTACAGATGGAACATGGGATGACACTAAGTAAGATTTCTAACGAGGTCGGACTGAAAGAACCCAAAATTTTGGCCGTCAAAGATGCCACCCGATCAATGCCACCCAAGCAGACACTCGATAGATTGCTGAAACCAAGTGCTACTGATATTTTGCTTGAGTCAGAATCAAAGAGTGGAGATGGAATGCAGCCATTGGACTCGAATGACCCTCCAGGGCAGAGTTATGTAGAGAGGGAGGATGGTGAGCTGTCTATCCCAGTGGAACATACAACAGCTGCCCACAAATTGCTCTCCTGGCCATCGATTAGGAACCTGCTCTATCCTCGCGAGTATGACGAGGATTATGTGATGAAGCTTGAAGAGCAACGTGGCTTAATTCGCGTCTACGGCCGCGGTGAGGGCGATGACACAAGTGAGGATCGCACGTCGCCAACCCCATTAACTAGCTCAAATTCCAGCAGCGGATGGGATGATAGCCACGCGCATCGAGCATCGCCAAGTAGCCCTTGGACGCAGAGCTCCCATCCTAGCGGCTTCCCTCAGAAGCTTCGAGATAAGGGGGTTGACGAGTTTGGTACTCTATGGGCTGATCCGGACACTATCCGCCGCTATCATCGCAGTTACCTGGAGCACATCCACAAACTTCATCCCTTCCTCGACCAGAGCGACTTGGACAAAAAGATTGAAATGTTCATCAAGTTCCATTGCTTACCAAAGACTTCTGGATCAACGCCTACAGGTGACATGCCCCGAGGtgcaaaaagaaaaaggtcaTGTGATACTCTGCAAGGTGCAGCGTGTGATATTCCAACTTCAGCTGGGGTTAGGACAGAAGTGACAAGCCGTCGTATTGAAAAGTCAATCGACAATGCTGTTCTCCTCCTTGTGCTTGCGCTGGGTAGTATCTGTGAAGTAGGAGCACCAGTCCCTGGTCCAGTCACAGATAACCCCCCGGATTTTCGCAAAGAGTGGATCCCTGGCCCGCCCACCCGAAGCGTCCTATCTCCTGCTGGATCTGACATGATTATTCCAGCGCAGGGGAGCTTCTATGCATCGCACGCTGTCCCATCTCCCTCACCTGTGGATGGTCGGAGAAGTGTTGGAGGACGGTCAGCGTCATCAGGTCGAGACGTGCCTGCCAATCAACATCTCAGAAATGTCGATGTCATTCCAGGTTTATCTTATTATGCATATGCCACGCAGATCCTGGGAGGCCTTCAAGGGGCTAATGGCTTGCTTCATGTCCAAGCAGCTCTGCTCGCAGGACTTTATGCCGGCCAACTGGCGCACCCTTTCCAGAGTCATGGATGGATATATCAAGCTGCTCGCGCTTGCCAAGTGCTCATCCGATCGTAAGCTTTTGTCTAAAGCCCAACCGAACCCTCAACCTATGAAACTTGCTGACTGCAAGTACCAGGAAACGTTATGATCAGATGCAGGATGGGCCTACGAAAGACCTCTACGACTTTGCGTATTGGACATGCCTTCAGCTTGAGAGGTATGCTTATGATGATCACTGTCAGATCTAACCTGCGGGCCTAACTAACGCCGAATGTAGTGATATTCTTGCAGAACTTGATCTCCCCGCCAGTGGTATTTCTCGTGCAGAGTCACGTATAGGTCTACCAAAGGGACGCTTCACACTTGCTTTGCCAAATGAAATCTGCGCGCCCAGTACCATGATGATGTTTTTCTATTCTGCCCAAATCCACCTCCGGAAAGTCCTTAACCGTGTCCACACTGATCTTTATAAAGTTGAGAGTAAGGCACACCCAAGACTATGTGACCAGGAAGCCGCTAACTAAACTTCTATAGGACAACAAGGCTCTAACAACGCAAATCCAGGCAGTGCTACCAACGCCGCTGGTTCTG of Aspergillus fumigatus Af293 chromosome 2, whole genome shotgun sequence contains these proteins:
- the clcA gene encoding putative C6 finger domain protein; the protein is MTVALNRPFVADLRQPGVTGRRCGPTIVEMIGADDKPQALPPYSGPPPPQMHHRIPPEAAHGLVNAPGAYDQPWRPYPPSFEHHHAEQRRASNPPQPSLPPHGYPVIPNRELPQLPPEGPYGRPNSLPAPSLTPTESHAPTFRPMNGASHDSIPHSAPTHPGPPPHSAPSEFRPRMTYPPQEQSSNGETPPAPPPAPHTMPPAQFPTPIPHISHTPAPYEPNYYQNQAFGMRQRKAARAQQACDQCRARKAKCDEGRPACSHCKENNLICVYKEVPPHKQEKATQQILDKIQYLEDKLDERLTHFQTVQMEHGMTLSKISNEVGLKEPKILAVKDATRSMPPKQTLDRLLKPSATDILLESESKSGDGMQPLDSNDPPGQSYVEREDGELSIPVEHTTAAHKLLSWPSIRNLLYPREYDEDYVMKLEEQRGLIRVYGRGEGDDTSEDRTSPTPLTSSNSSSGWDDSHAHRASPSSPWTQSSHPSGFPQKLRDKGVDEFGTLWADPDTIRRYHRSYLEHIHKLHPFLDQSDLDKKIEMFIKFHCLPKTSGSTPTGDMPRGAKRKRSCDTLQGAACDIPTSAGVRTEVTSRRIEKSIDNAVLLLVLALGSICEVGAPVPGPVTDNPPDFRKEWIPGPPTRSVLSPAGSDMIIPAQGSFYASHAVPSPSPVDGRRSVGGRSASSGRDVPANQHLRNVDVIPGLSYYAYATQILGGLQGANGLLHVQAALLAGLYAGQLAHPFQSHGWIYQAARACQVLIRSKRYDQMQDGPTKDLYDFAYWTCLQLESDILAELDLPASGISRAESRIGLPKGRFTLALPNEICAPSTMMMFFYSAQIHLRKVLNRVHTDLYKVERQQGSNNANPGSATNAAGSASAVNAAIAAITSNPSSNTTATSSSSNNRWTSNVQEILSMNLELWRNSLPDVMKWKDTDPPSNDINVARMRAKYYGARYIIHRPLLYHALHFAGLPNPNPTAASVESPAGSILSGSKSQQVSPSMSHSQRASNMARLSSDMGMAAHSAPPSFQGGSMGTIAYRDLPPKLRRACKVCIDSAILSTEAFDGIEGRPIVTNIFGTAHAQFGNMLVLSATYMSSLSELVDRNVLEKLLKRTIKFLLQSRYISPSLRADARILTEIYEKIFGEPATSFSSYV